The Chryseolinea soli genome contains a region encoding:
- a CDS encoding FKBP-type peptidyl-prolyl cis-trans isomerase, translating into MNRISIVLLGLTLLCVACSKQTEKVTPNGLKFSVIKAGTGILPKKEDILVFDYVLKDSKDSTWNSTHEDGMPSAVMIADSTALATENGMVQMFRMLSKGDSVVMTMPVAKFFKDVIGQPIPPKIDTTVSISYFIQVKDIMRMEAFREYQAKLMEEKKKTQPAKDAALIAKYLEKNNIKAEQDSSGLRYVLHSNGGGAKPSVENCVEVKYKGKLLKDGRVFDQAEKIAFPLGGVIEGWKLGIPKLGIGDSATFYIPSGLAYGPQGYPGAIPPDAILIFDVQLLQVAAQFDQATRSCK; encoded by the coding sequence ATGAATAGAATTTCAATTGTGCTGCTCGGATTGACGTTGCTGTGCGTAGCGTGTAGTAAACAAACCGAAAAAGTAACGCCAAACGGCCTCAAATTCAGCGTCATCAAAGCCGGCACCGGCATCCTCCCCAAAAAGGAAGATATCCTGGTATTTGACTATGTGCTGAAAGACTCCAAGGACTCCACCTGGAACAGCACCCACGAAGACGGTATGCCTTCGGCAGTGATGATCGCCGACAGCACGGCGCTGGCTACTGAGAACGGCATGGTACAGATGTTCCGCATGCTTTCCAAAGGCGACAGCGTGGTCATGACCATGCCCGTTGCCAAATTCTTCAAAGACGTGATCGGCCAGCCCATCCCGCCGAAAATCGATACCACCGTCAGCATCTCGTACTTCATCCAGGTGAAAGACATCATGCGCATGGAGGCATTCCGTGAGTATCAAGCCAAGCTCATGGAAGAGAAAAAGAAAACACAACCCGCCAAAGACGCCGCCCTCATCGCCAAATATTTGGAAAAGAACAACATCAAAGCCGAACAAGACAGCAGCGGTCTGCGCTATGTGTTGCACTCGAACGGCGGCGGTGCCAAGCCTTCGGTTGAAAATTGCGTGGAAGTGAAATACAAAGGCAAGCTTTTAAAAGACGGCCGTGTGTTTGACCAGGCCGAGAAGATCGCTTTCCCCCTCGGTGGTGTGATCGAAGGCTGGAAGCTGGGGATCCCCAAGCTGGGCATCGGCGACTCAGCTACCTTCTACATTCCTTCGGGATTGGCGTATGGTCCTCAGGGTTATCCGGGCGCCATTCCTCCCGATGCTATCCTGATCTTTGACGTACAACTTCTCCAGGTGGCTGCACAATTCGATCAGGCCACGAGAAGCTGTAAATAG
- a CDS encoding FKBP-type peptidyl-prolyl cis-trans isomerase, whose product MKKNMKRVGWVALVLAGISLGLYSCIGSGDNYDSGQQLATDVAAIDNFLDGNGLSAIKDATGIRMVITKLGNGLPALGSDSVDVDYVGTLFSTGAQFDAGNTKGIVSNYIDGWKVALTTLPSGSEATIYIPSIYGYGNVDKASIPANSILVFNIKFNRVLITQSQIAQFKKDTTAITTYLQGKNITPVIDATGLRYVVTEQGAGQIPGWYDRVKIKYDVKVLTDDTRAVASVDQTTDDAAVRVIDNIHALRIGLQRIHVGSKITIYAPSGYAYGPAGASAGGGIAVPANTPVILEVELQGIVSQ is encoded by the coding sequence ATGAAGAAGAACATGAAACGTGTCGGATGGGTGGCGTTAGTTTTGGCTGGTATATCCCTTGGGCTATACTCCTGTATTGGTTCAGGCGACAATTATGACTCCGGTCAGCAATTGGCTACTGACGTTGCTGCGATCGACAATTTCCTGGATGGCAACGGCCTGAGCGCTATAAAGGACGCGACAGGAATTCGTATGGTCATCACTAAACTCGGTAACGGCCTGCCAGCCTTAGGATCGGATTCGGTTGACGTGGACTATGTGGGAACGCTTTTCTCCACCGGCGCACAATTCGATGCCGGCAATACGAAAGGTATTGTTTCTAATTATATCGATGGCTGGAAGGTAGCGCTCACTACGCTTCCCTCCGGATCGGAAGCAACGATCTATATACCGTCAATCTATGGCTACGGTAACGTTGATAAGGCGTCGATCCCCGCGAATTCCATCCTGGTGTTCAACATCAAATTCAATCGGGTGTTGATCACCCAAAGCCAGATCGCCCAATTCAAAAAAGATACCACGGCCATCACTACGTATCTGCAGGGTAAAAACATAACACCCGTTATTGACGCCACCGGCTTGCGCTATGTGGTCACAGAACAGGGTGCCGGCCAGATCCCCGGTTGGTACGATCGCGTAAAGATCAAATACGACGTCAAGGTGCTCACGGACGATACCCGCGCCGTTGCCAGCGTAGACCAAACTACAGATGATGCGGCTGTTCGGGTGATCGATAACATTCACGCCCTTCGCATCGGTCTGCAGCGCATACACGTGGGCAGCAAAATCACGATCTACGCTCCCTCGGGTTATGCGTATGGACCGGCTGGAGCTTCCGCAGGCGGAGGCATCGCGGTGCCGGCCAACACTCCGGTAATTCTTGAGGTAGAGCTACAGGGTATTGTATCGCAATGA
- the rdgB gene encoding RdgB/HAM1 family non-canonical purine NTP pyrophosphatase, translated as MKLCFATNNAHKLSEVRHVAGPHIEILSLQEINCFEELPETRNTLEGNSLQKAEYVHTHYNIPCFADDTGLEVAALQGRPGVDSAHYAGPQRSSDDNIALLLKNLQGQSNRSAQFRTIITLIGLTPEPIFFEGIVKGTITATPRGTAGFGYDPVFVPEGYTATFAEMTMDAKNQLSHRARALKKLEDYLKNHFPSR; from the coding sequence ATGAAACTTTGCTTCGCCACAAACAACGCCCACAAACTAAGTGAGGTACGTCATGTGGCCGGCCCACACATCGAGATCTTAAGTTTACAGGAGATCAATTGTTTTGAAGAGTTGCCCGAGACGCGTAATACGCTCGAGGGCAACTCCCTTCAAAAAGCAGAATACGTTCACACCCACTACAACATCCCCTGCTTCGCCGACGACACCGGTCTGGAAGTGGCGGCCCTTCAGGGCAGGCCTGGCGTGGACTCGGCGCATTACGCCGGCCCCCAACGCAGCAGCGACGACAACATCGCCCTTTTGCTAAAGAATCTGCAAGGCCAGTCAAACCGCTCGGCACAATTCCGCACCATCATCACCCTGATCGGCCTGACACCGGAACCCATTTTTTTTGAAGGCATCGTGAAAGGCACCATCACCGCCACACCACGAGGCACTGCCGGCTTTGGCTACGACCCGGTCTTTGTTCCCGAAGGATACACCGCCACGTTTGCCGAGATGACCATGGACGCCAAGAACCAGCTGAGCCATCGCGCCCGGGCGTTGAAAAAACTGGAAGACTACCTGAAAAATCATTTCCCCTCCCGGTGA
- a CDS encoding uridine kinase family protein, with amino-acid sequence MRQPYTIGITGGSGSGKTYFIEQLASHFQPHEICLISQDHYYKPIETQVIDEKGIQNFDLPEAIEREQLHADILKLKRGEPLLKKEYMFNKIDSQPKMLEFKPAPILIIEGLFVQYYPEIEKELDLKIFIEAKDYLKLSRRIRRDNEERGYDLDDVLYRYQHHVMPVYESLIKPLKHHADFIIPNNRHFERALHVMVAALKAHL; translated from the coding sequence ATGCGTCAACCCTACACCATTGGCATCACCGGCGGAAGCGGCTCGGGCAAGACCTACTTCATCGAACAGCTCGCTTCGCATTTTCAGCCCCATGAGATCTGCCTCATCTCCCAGGATCATTACTACAAACCGATAGAGACCCAGGTCATCGACGAGAAGGGCATCCAGAACTTCGATCTTCCCGAAGCCATCGAGCGCGAGCAACTGCACGCCGACATCCTGAAGCTGAAGCGCGGTGAACCGCTGTTGAAAAAAGAATACATGTTCAACAAAATAGACAGCCAGCCCAAAATGCTGGAGTTCAAACCGGCGCCCATCCTCATCATCGAGGGACTCTTTGTGCAATATTATCCCGAGATCGAAAAAGAGCTGGACCTGAAGATTTTTATCGAAGCCAAAGACTACCTCAAGCTAAGCCGCCGCATTCGCCGCGACAACGAAGAACGCGGCTACGATCTCGACGATGTGTTGTACCGCTATCAGCATCATGTGATGCCGGTATACGAATCGTTGATCAAGCCACTAAAACACCACGCCGATTTTATCATTCCCAACAACCGGCACTTCGAACGCGCCCTGCATGTGATGGTGGCTGCGCTGAAGGCTCACTTATAA
- the secDF gene encoding protein translocase subunit SecDF, whose product MQNKGLVIALTVVITALCFYYLSFTFVGRKVQQDAITYSKGDLNKKQAYLDSIWNQPVYNLLGAKYTYKEVKDNELSLGLDLQGGMHVTLEVSPVDIIKGLSANSQDSSFLSALKKANIQQKATHKNFADLFFRIYRDDNPDKKLSTIFANSITKGRIAITDDDSKVEDVINKEIESAIERSFTIIRNRLDQFGTSQPNVQRLPGSGQIQVEIPGADNPQRVRKLLQGVARLEFWDVVDPSTLNTSLMAINDILVKEQKAATPAVTTADASKKDENLSALLGGDSTKVQSDSAKAAEVSKGLDSLQNVNVSPIFALSTPPGAFRYAVKDTSKINSIFRRADIKLQLPRTVGVFWANKPEKDLTGEEALELYFLDIGRNGKARLTGEVITDARNDLDEFARQAVSMNMNAAGTHTWAKWTAEASSKSPKGRIAIMLDNVVYSAPSVNGEIPNGNSQISGNFTVEEAKDLANVLKAGSLPAPTKIVEEASVGPTLGQESIRNGIISIVVGFFIIIVFMFVVYSVSGWVADLAVILNLIFLMGILASFGSALTLPGIAGILLSLAIAVDANVLINERVKEDINAGKSLEASVRNGYKGAFSAIFDSNVTTLIKGFVLLVFGSGLIYGFAVTLIIGIICSFFTSVFFTRVIFEFYLRKGKKISFSQGWSKNLFRSININFVGNRRIYYTVSGSIIVIGMAMLAYKGFNYGVDFKGGRTYVVEFQKPLTAQSIRESLATPFESAPEVKTFGGTTKFKITTSYLIDDDSDEATAQAEHKLNEGLSKFQGNTSSVLSSYKVGPTIANDIKISAIWSLVVAVALMFLYILIRFRKWQFALGTVVSLFHTVLMVLSLFVILEDVMPFSLEIDQSFVAAILTVIGYSINDSVVVFDRVREFLNAKKSGQTIASVVNEALNDTLSRTLITGMSTIFVIVILFFFGGETIKGFTFAMLIGVLIGTYASLCIGTPVLVDFSKDDTKLQEPKPAQSKPVTA is encoded by the coding sequence GTATGCACGTGACGTTGGAGGTTTCTCCCGTCGACATCATCAAAGGACTCAGCGCCAACAGTCAGGACTCTTCGTTCCTCAGCGCGCTGAAAAAAGCCAACATCCAACAGAAAGCAACGCATAAGAATTTCGCCGACTTGTTCTTCCGCATCTATCGCGATGACAATCCGGATAAGAAGCTCTCCACCATTTTTGCCAACTCCATCACCAAGGGTCGCATCGCCATCACCGACGATGACAGCAAAGTGGAAGACGTGATCAACAAAGAAATTGAAAGTGCCATCGAGCGTTCCTTCACCATCATCCGCAACCGTCTCGATCAGTTTGGTACCAGCCAGCCCAACGTGCAACGCTTGCCCGGCAGTGGCCAGATCCAGGTGGAAATTCCCGGGGCCGACAACCCGCAACGGGTGCGCAAGCTCCTGCAAGGTGTGGCTCGCCTCGAGTTTTGGGACGTTGTTGATCCCAGCACGCTCAACACTTCGTTGATGGCCATCAACGACATCCTGGTAAAAGAACAAAAAGCAGCAACACCCGCCGTCACCACCGCAGACGCATCGAAAAAAGATGAGAACCTCTCTGCCCTCCTGGGTGGCGACAGCACCAAGGTGCAGTCGGATTCTGCAAAAGCAGCAGAGGTTAGCAAGGGTCTCGATTCGCTCCAGAACGTTAACGTATCGCCCATCTTTGCATTGAGCACACCTCCCGGTGCGTTCCGCTATGCGGTGAAGGACACGTCGAAGATCAACTCCATTTTCCGTCGCGCCGACATCAAGCTTCAACTGCCCCGCACCGTAGGTGTTTTCTGGGCAAACAAACCCGAAAAAGACCTGACCGGCGAAGAAGCCCTGGAACTTTACTTCCTCGACATCGGCCGCAACGGCAAAGCCCGGTTGACCGGCGAAGTGATCACGGATGCCCGCAACGATCTTGATGAATTTGCACGCCAGGCCGTGAGCATGAACATGAATGCTGCCGGAACGCACACCTGGGCAAAATGGACGGCCGAAGCCTCCAGCAAAAGCCCGAAAGGAAGAATCGCCATCATGCTCGATAACGTGGTGTACTCTGCCCCCAGCGTGAACGGTGAGATCCCCAACGGTAACTCACAGATCTCCGGAAACTTCACGGTGGAAGAAGCGAAAGACCTTGCCAACGTATTGAAGGCCGGCTCGCTGCCCGCTCCTACCAAGATCGTGGAAGAAGCCAGCGTAGGCCCCACGTTGGGTCAGGAGTCTATCCGCAACGGTATCATCTCCATTGTGGTGGGCTTCTTCATCATCATCGTGTTCATGTTTGTGGTGTACAGCGTTTCGGGATGGGTAGCCGATTTGGCCGTAATCCTCAACCTGATCTTCCTGATGGGTATCCTCGCATCGTTCGGCTCTGCGCTGACCCTGCCTGGTATCGCCGGTATCCTGTTGTCGTTGGCGATTGCGGTGGACGCGAACGTGCTGATCAACGAACGTGTGAAAGAAGATATCAACGCCGGTAAAAGTCTTGAGGCGTCGGTGCGCAACGGTTACAAAGGTGCGTTCTCGGCCATCTTCGACTCCAACGTGACCACCCTCATCAAAGGGTTCGTGTTGTTGGTGTTTGGCTCCGGATTGATCTACGGTTTCGCCGTAACGCTCATCATCGGTATCATCTGCTCGTTCTTTACGTCGGTATTTTTCACCCGCGTGATTTTTGAATTCTACCTGCGCAAAGGAAAGAAGATCAGCTTCTCGCAAGGCTGGTCCAAAAACTTATTCCGTTCCATCAATATCAATTTCGTAGGCAACCGGAGAATCTACTATACGGTGTCGGGCTCGATTATCGTGATTGGTATGGCGATGTTGGCCTACAAAGGATTCAACTATGGCGTTGACTTCAAAGGTGGTCGCACCTATGTTGTGGAATTCCAGAAGCCGCTCACCGCGCAGTCCATCCGTGAAAGCCTCGCGACTCCTTTTGAAAGCGCGCCCGAAGTGAAGACGTTTGGCGGTACCACGAAATTTAAGATCACCACCAGCTATCTCATCGACGACGATTCGGATGAAGCTACCGCACAAGCCGAGCACAAACTCAACGAAGGTCTCAGCAAATTCCAGGGCAACACATCGAGCGTTCTCAGCTCCTATAAAGTCGGTCCTACCATTGCGAACGACATCAAAATATCGGCCATCTGGTCGCTGGTTGTGGCCGTAGCGCTGATGTTCTTGTATATCCTGATCCGTTTCCGGAAATGGCAGTTTGCCTTGGGAACCGTAGTGAGTCTGTTCCACACCGTGTTGATGGTACTCTCGCTGTTCGTGATCCTGGAGGATGTGATGCCTTTCTCGCTCGAGATCGACCAGTCGTTTGTGGCCGCTATCCTTACGGTAATCGGGTATTCCATCAACGACAGCGTGGTGGTATTCGACCGCGTGCGCGAGTTCCTTAACGCAAAGAAAAGCGGGCAAACGATCGCTTCTGTGGTGAACGAAGCCTTGAACGATACATTGAGCCGGACGTTGATCACCGGTATGTCGACAATCTTCGTGATCGTGATCCTCTTCTTCTTCGGTGGTGAGACCATCAAAGGATTCACGTTCGCTATGCTCATCGGTGTATTGATCGGTACCTATGCATCGTTGTGTATCGGTACACCTGTACTGGTTGACTTCTCGAAAGACGACACCAAGCTGCAGGAACCCAAGCCTGCACAAAGCAAGCCTGTTACAGCTTAA